Proteins encoded together in one Vanessa cardui chromosome 19, ilVanCard2.1, whole genome shotgun sequence window:
- the LOC124537835 gene encoding protein Fe65 homolog isoform X4, whose translation MGLHKREKNGLLSYENPNYHLDPARLESAIYSDLYDMHDDKDMPLDYDNYLDNRRVEDEASSPVNKVNDKSGLITPPQQNGGGDSPPPEKERADQEDNEKSHSGPVPHCAEGPNDDLYAIPVKLRPKKETLPPGWEKHEDNDGPYYWHIKSGTIQREIPKMPPIEARESRISMVRDCSNLSDIKYEGAMTSSVTRSTTSGALDHVDQDYERKRREEVAYKRRSYPVRPEQDGRAVRFFVRSLGWVEISEADLTPERSSRAVNKCIVDLSLGRNDLLDQVGRWGDGKDLFMDLDDGALKLIDPESLNTLHTQPIHTIRVWGVGRDNGRERDFAYVARDRVTRKHMCHVFRCEAPARSIANALRDICKRIMIERSLQPPPRPTDLPAARRPRPLSGASFPTPMEEPRKTVRARYLGSAEVPRATGMDVLNDAIDRLAAARAPSAWRPVAVAVAPSMITITEEGESSPLVECRVRYLSFLGIGRDVRRCAFIVHTPQDQFVAHAFHAEPSSGALCKTIEAACKLRYQKCLDAHGGGAGGGAAAAAGAGGDAARASLGQALKSLVGSLTGRRAS comes from the exons AGTCGAAGACGAAGCGTCTTCGCCCGTTAACAAAGTAAA cgACAAAAGCGGCCTCATCACGCCGCCCCAACAGAATGGCGGCGGGGATTCTCCCCCTCCGGAAAAAGAGAGGGCTGATCAGGAGGACAATGAAAAGAGTCACTCCGGTCCAGTCCCCCACTGTGCGGAGGGACCCAACGACGACCTGTACGCCATACCAGTCAAATTGCGTCCCAAGAAAGAAACACTGCCACCAGGATGGGAGAAACATGAAG ACAACGATGGTCCCTACTATTGGCACATAAAAAGTGGGACCATTCAGAGAGAAATACCAAAAATGCCACCCATAGAGGCCAGGGAGTCTCGCATATCCATGGTGCGAGACTGTTCTAACTTGTCAGATATCAAGTATGAAGGGGCTATGACGTCATCCGTCACCAGGAGTACCACCAGTGGTGCTTTGGATCATGTCGATCAAGATTATGAAAGGAAACGAAGAGAGGAAGTAGCTTACAA ACGCCGCAGCTATCCCGTCCGTCCTGAGCAAGATGGGCGCGCTGTACGTTTCTTCGTTAGATCTCTCGGCTGGGTCGAGATCTCCGAGGCTGACCTCACACCGGAGCGCTCAAGTCGTGCAGTTAATAAGTGTATCGTGGATTTGAGCCTCGGTCGTAATGACTTGCTGGATCAAGTCGGCCGCTGGGGCGAT GGCAAGGATCTATTCATGGATCTAGATGACGGCGCCCTTAAGTTGATCGACCCGGAGAGTCTGAACACGTTGCACACACAACCCATACACACGATCCGTGTGTGGGGAGTGGGCAGGGATAATGGACG TGAaag AGACTTCGCGTACGTGGCCCGCGACCGCGTGACTCGCAAGCACATGTGTCACGTGTTCCGCTGCGAGGCGCCCGCGCGCTCCATCGCGAACGCGCTGCGCGACATCTGCAAGCGCATCATGATCGAGCGCTCGCTGCAGCCGCCGCCGCGCCCCACCGACCTGCCCGCCGCGCGCCGACCGCGCCCGCTGTCCG GAGCGTCGTTCCCAACTCCCATGGAGGAGCCACGGAAGACAGTGAGGGCGAGATATCTGGGCAGCGCGGAAGTCCCGCGAGCCACTGGAATGGACGTCCTCAACGACGCCATCGACAGACTGGCGGCGGCCCGAGCGCCCTCTGCTTGGAGACCGGTCGCCGTCGCGGTCGCACCCTCCATGATCACGATTACAGAAGAAGGG GAGAGCAGTCCGCTGGTGGAGTGTCGCGTGCGCTACCTGTCGTTCCTGGGCATAGGGCGCGACGTGCGGCGCTGCGCGTTCATCGTGCACACGCCGCAGGACCAGTTCGTGGCCCACGCCTTCCACGCCGAGCCCTCCTCCGGCGCGCTCTGCAAGACCATCGAGGCCGCCTGCAAG CTGCGCTACCAGAAGTGTCTGGACGCgcacggcggcggcgcgggcgggggcgcggcggcggcggcgggcgcgggggggGACGCGGCGCGCGCGTCGCTCGGCCAGGCGCTCAAGTCGCTCGTGGGCTCGCTCACGGGCCGCCGCGCCTCCTGA